The sequence below is a genomic window from Desulfovibrio desulfuricans.
TCATGTCTTCCTCTTTATAAGTACGACTGCTGCTGGCCTATCAATGGAAAGGCCAGATCAGCGGGATAAGCAGCCAGCACATAATGAGCGAAATCAACTGCAAAGGCCAGCCAGCCTTGACATAATCCATGAAGCTGTATCTGCCGGGGCCAAGCACGATGGTGTTGGGCGGGGTGGCAATGGGCGTCAGGAAGCAGCATGAGGCCGACATGGCAATGCCCATGGCGATGGGCAGGGGCGAGATGCCGCTGGCAAGGGCGATGGGCAGGGCCAGCGGGGCCATGAGGGCCGCAGTGGCGGTATTGGACATGAAGTTGGTGATGGCGGCGGTGAGGGCGCAACATACAAACATGAGCATCCACGGGTCATTGACCGTGCTCACCACTGCGTTAGCCACAATGGCGGCTGCGCCGGACTTGTCCATGGCGGCCGACATGGAAAGCATGCCCGCGAACAGAAAAATCGTTGTCCAGTCAACGCTGCGGAAGGCTTCACGCATGGTCATGCAGCCTGTGATGACCATAAGGCAGGCGCCCAAAACGGCGGCGGTGGTCAAGGGCATGATTTCGCTGGCCATCATGGCGACAACAAAGGCGAAAATCAGTACGGAATGCCACATTTTGTGTTCGCGGCGGATTTTGGCGTCAACTTCAATGTCGTCTTCGCTGTCGTCATGCAGCTTTTCCGGCAAGAACTTGTGGCCGATAACTGCATAATAGAGCAGGCCAACGACCAGCAAGGGCATGCCGATAAGGCCGAATTCAAAAAAGCCAAAGGGGCTTTGCCCTGTCTGGGCCAGCATGGAGTTGATAATGCCGTTGGGCGGCGTGCCTACAAGCGTTACCGTGCCGCCCAGTGACGAGGCAAAGGCAACGGGCATAAGCACCTTGCCGGGGGCAAGTTTGGCCTTGATGCACATGCCAAGCACCATGGGCACGGCCACAACGGTGGTGCCGGTGTTGGAAAGCACGGTTGAAAGCAGGCCGATGGCCGCCATGGTGTATACGATGAGCTTGACCGGATTTCCCTTGGAAAGCTTGACTGCCAGGCCGCCCACCTTGTCTGCAAATCCGGTTATAAACGTGGCTTCGCCCACAATGAACATGGCCATGAAGAGCACAACGGTGGGGTCGCCAAAGTAGCCAAAGGCAACCTTGGACGAAACCACATTTGTGAGAGACAGAGCCACCGGCACAAGCAGGGCCGTGATGGGCAGGGGGACAACTTCCGTAAAAAACATCACCGCGGCAACCAGCAGGATGCCCAGGGTGATGTACGCCTTGGTGGGGTCTTCTGGTAGCTTGATGCCAAGACTGGAAGCTGCAAAGGCCTCATGTCCGGCAAAAAGAACAATCGCAAGCAGCATAAACGCCCATAGAGCTGGTCTTTTCATCCGCCAACCTCCTGCATCATGAAATTTACGGCGTCCCTGCTCGACTTTTCGCGTTTATGGTATACAATGGCAGGGAAAATAAATGGATACCTGAAACAATGCCAGATATGAAAAATCGTGGCAACAGTATTAT
It includes:
- a CDS encoding SLC13 family permease, which translates into the protein MKRPALWAFMLLAIVLFAGHEAFAASSLGIKLPEDPTKAYITLGILLVAAVMFFTEVVPLPITALLVPVALSLTNVVSSKVAFGYFGDPTVVLFMAMFIVGEATFITGFADKVGGLAVKLSKGNPVKLIVYTMAAIGLLSTVLSNTGTTVVAVPMVLGMCIKAKLAPGKVLMPVAFASSLGGTVTLVGTPPNGIINSMLAQTGQSPFGFFEFGLIGMPLLVVGLLYYAVIGHKFLPEKLHDDSEDDIEVDAKIRREHKMWHSVLIFAFVVAMMASEIMPLTTAAVLGACLMVITGCMTMREAFRSVDWTTIFLFAGMLSMSAAMDKSGAAAIVANAVVSTVNDPWMLMFVCCALTAAITNFMSNTATAALMAPLALPIALASGISPLPIAMGIAMSASCCFLTPIATPPNTIVLGPGRYSFMDYVKAGWPLQLISLIMCWLLIPLIWPFH